Proteins from a genomic interval of Methanococcoides sp. AM1:
- a CDS encoding cation-transporting P-type ATPase: MDYENADIDSVLADLNTSREGLSEEEAANRLLEYGFNELEEKTKVTPLKVLMRQFANFIVWVLLAAAIISLTIDEVVNFWVIVIIIAFVVVLGFVQEFKAEKAMEALKKMVQTETHVVRGGVVIKIPTWNVVVGDVMVLETGDKIAADGFVFEIQGIKVDESAITGESMSVEKGAGDLIFSGTQIVHGKCRAIVTAVGMQSRLGMIAGMIQENEARTPLQEKISDLAKSLAIIALVASGLTFMLGYFTGAPTEEMLIIALALAVAAVPEGLPLTMTITLAYGMHRMAKHNAIVRKMLGVETLGSTTVICTDKTGTLTKNEMTVQKIFAGGEFFDLTGVGYDPEGFLLKDNEDVEVEQNHTLGMLLKAAALCNNSSMIQRQGRWDVVGDPTEVSLIVAASKADIWKDDLDSEYEKLHEIMFTSERKLMTTIHKTDEGRIAFCKGAPEFVLEKCVSIEGDDGIHDLNDDDLARILDQNTELARSAYRVLGISYRNLPEGLPVEDSENKLTFLGLVAMIDPERKEAKDAIALCNQAGIRVVMITGDNEETAKAIGKKIGLSADYDGTVDQMDGKLRHIIDDGAITGSELLSLDDEEFDSVVEGVSVYARVMPEQKLRIVQALQNRGHVVAMTGDGVNDAPALKKADIGISMGIKGTDVAKESSLMVLQDDNFETIVEAVKRGRGIYENIEKFTTYLVSRNFTEVILILLGITLLGFDLIPLLALQILFINMFDEIMPAIALGLDPIRDEVMYEKPRKPGERILKKRNLLLVVSIALVMGMVCFLVFLFSDPVGNIERARTMTFATIVSMILFIPFVFRSLTRSAFSVGLFTNKLMLAGVASTFLLTLTVMYVPYLGNIFELVALGPAEWIVPISAAFATLFIAEAIKKILASSRI; this comes from the coding sequence ATGGATTATGAAAATGCTGATATTGATTCTGTTCTTGCGGACCTGAATACTTCAAGAGAGGGCCTTTCAGAAGAAGAAGCAGCAAACAGGCTGCTTGAATATGGTTTTAATGAACTGGAAGAAAAAACAAAAGTGACTCCTCTTAAGGTTTTAATGAGGCAGTTCGCGAATTTCATTGTCTGGGTACTTCTGGCAGCAGCCATCATCTCATTAACAATAGATGAGGTTGTGAATTTCTGGGTAATCGTGATCATCATTGCTTTTGTTGTAGTTCTGGGATTTGTTCAGGAGTTCAAGGCCGAAAAAGCCATGGAAGCTCTCAAGAAAATGGTCCAGACGGAAACTCATGTTGTAAGAGGCGGGGTTGTGATCAAGATCCCTACATGGAATGTTGTTGTAGGGGACGTAATGGTCCTGGAAACCGGTGACAAGATCGCAGCTGATGGCTTTGTTTTTGAGATACAGGGTATTAAAGTCGATGAATCCGCTATTACCGGTGAGAGCATGTCTGTGGAAAAAGGAGCAGGCGATCTTATCTTTTCCGGAACACAGATAGTCCATGGAAAATGCAGGGCGATCGTCACTGCTGTGGGTATGCAGAGCAGGCTTGGAATGATCGCAGGCATGATACAGGAGAACGAGGCCCGGACACCTCTCCAGGAAAAAATATCTGACCTTGCCAAAAGTCTTGCTATTATTGCCCTTGTTGCATCAGGTCTTACTTTTATGCTTGGTTACTTTACTGGTGCACCCACTGAAGAGATGCTGATAATAGCTCTTGCACTGGCAGTAGCAGCGGTTCCCGAAGGTCTGCCTCTGACCATGACGATCACACTGGCATATGGTATGCACCGAATGGCAAAACACAATGCGATCGTCAGGAAGATGCTTGGTGTCGAGACCCTGGGTTCCACAACGGTGATATGTACCGATAAGACCGGAACGTTGACAAAGAACGAGATGACCGTCCAGAAGATATTTGCCGGGGGGGAGTTCTTCGATCTTACCGGGGTAGGATACGACCCGGAGGGTTTCCTGTTAAAAGATAATGAAGACGTGGAGGTTGAGCAGAACCACACTCTTGGTATGTTATTAAAAGCAGCAGCATTATGCAACAATTCCTCCATGATCCAGCGACAGGGCAGGTGGGATGTGGTAGGTGACCCTACTGAAGTCTCATTGATCGTTGCAGCGTCGAAAGCCGATATCTGGAAAGATGACCTGGATTCTGAGTATGAAAAACTGCATGAGATCATGTTCACATCTGAAAGGAAGCTCATGACTACCATTCACAAGACCGATGAAGGTAGGATAGCTTTCTGTAAAGGTGCACCGGAATTTGTTCTTGAAAAATGTGTATCCATTGAAGGGGATGATGGTATCCATGACCTGAACGATGATGATCTGGCCAGGATATTAGATCAGAACACCGAGCTTGCACGTTCTGCATACCGTGTGCTTGGAATATCATACAGGAACCTTCCTGAGGGTTTGCCTGTAGAGGACTCCGAGAACAAGTTGACATTCCTTGGGCTTGTGGCCATGATTGATCCTGAACGGAAAGAGGCGAAGGATGCGATAGCCCTTTGCAATCAGGCAGGTATCAGGGTCGTGATGATAACCGGGGACAATGAGGAAACTGCAAAGGCTATCGGGAAGAAGATCGGGTTGTCTGCTGATTATGATGGTACTGTGGATCAGATGGACGGTAAGCTCAGGCACATTATAGATGATGGCGCTATAACAGGAAGTGAGCTCCTGTCCCTTGATGATGAGGAATTTGATTCTGTTGTTGAAGGTGTCAGTGTCTATGCAAGGGTCATGCCTGAACAAAAGCTCAGGATCGTGCAGGCACTGCAAAACCGGGGTCATGTTGTTGCAATGACAGGTGATGGCGTCAACGATGCACCGGCATTGAAGAAAGCTGACATCGGCATCTCTATGGGAATTAAAGGTACTGATGTTGCAAAAGAGTCCAGTCTGATGGTCTTGCAGGATGATAATTTCGAGACAATAGTGGAAGCTGTAAAACGTGGTCGTGGTATTTATGAGAACATCGAGAAGTTCACAACCTATCTGGTATCAAGGAACTTTACCGAGGTAATTCTCATATTGCTGGGAATAACGCTTCTGGGATTTGACCTGATCCCACTTCTGGCGCTGCAGATATTGTTCATCAATATGTTCGACGAGATCATGCCTGCAATTGCACTTGGTCTTGATCCGATAAGGGATGAAGTGATGTATGAAAAACCTCGCAAGCCAGGGGAGAGAATACTCAAGAAAAGAAATCTGTTACTGGTGGTAAGTATTGCTTTGGTTATGGGTATGGTATGCTTCCTTGTATTCCTGTTCTCTGACCCTGTGGGTAACATCGAAAGGGCGAGAACTATGACCTTTGCGACAATCGTCAGTATGATACTTTTCATTCCATTCGTGTTCAGGTCGCTGACAAGATCTGCTTTTAGCGTTGGTCTTTTCACTAACAAATTAATGCTTGCAGGTGTTGCCAGCACATTCCTGCTGACACTGACGGTGATGTATGTTCCATATCTTGGGAATATATTCGAGCTTGTAGCTCTGGGTCCGGCTGAATGGATCGTTCCGATCTCCGCAGCGTTTGCAACACTCTTTATTGCTGAAGCGATAAAGAAAATACTGGCAAGTAGCAGAATATGA
- a CDS encoding pyridoxamine 5'-phosphate oxidase family protein: MQCQCDSEVKERISEYLKNHPYLNLATVSPEGKPMVHSMGFASAGPVVYFGTGKDTRKYQNIEKNPSVAFTVDEDSLDVFNITGIQMEGNASFVTDEAEMQTYFQLVMEKYPFAADMPKNPDNRIIKVEPTKAFFLDYSVEFGFRYEVDY, from the coding sequence ATGCAATGCCAATGTGATTCAGAGGTCAAAGAACGTATAAGTGAATACCTGAAAAATCATCCATACCTGAATCTTGCTACTGTAAGTCCTGAAGGGAAACCAATGGTTCACAGCATGGGCTTTGCCTCAGCGGGACCTGTTGTTTACTTTGGAACAGGCAAGGACACAAGAAAATACCAGAATATAGAAAAGAATCCTTCAGTTGCATTCACTGTTGATGAAGACAGTCTCGATGTGTTCAACATAACAGGTATACAGATGGAAGGGAACGCATCTTTTGTTACAGATGAAGCTGAGATGCAGACGTATTTCCAGTTAGTGATGGAAAAATACCCATTTGCAGCAGATATGCCAAAGAACCCGGATAACAGGATAATAAAAGTCGAACCAACAAAAGCTTTCTTCCTTGATTATAGTGTAGAGTTCGGATTCAGGTACGAAGTCGATTACTGA
- a CDS encoding PAS domain-containing protein: MGSNISGKNNDDVSESALGKVLDRKETLERIIDNSPVIAFLWTADDAPEEKWPVEYVSGNVSLLGYTVEDFVSGRLLYADIVHPDDLKMVEEALKQRCRQGGDFFDQEYRIILKSGDVRWVDERTYIQRDDAGKVTHYQGTIFDITEQKYNDLAFEESLKKQRSLEDIINNSSTMVFLWRAEDFWPADYASENVSKLGYSVEDFVLGRIVYGDLIHPDDYEMVKDTLAEKCEDGSDNYTHEYRVITKDGKLLWVDEKTFILRDRHGNPTQFQGIVQDITKQKESEIALKVALEQQAELLDRKKALETIVNHSPVVAFLWRTDLEDEKELWPVEFVSDNITQFGYTVDDFLSGDILYGNIINPEDLAEVQMELSDICREGGKVFVKEYRISTKSGEERWVEEKTFVQRNDEGVVTNYQGVIQDITERKERGC, translated from the coding sequence ATGGGATCTAATATATCAGGTAAAAATAATGACGATGTTTCTGAAAGTGCATTGGGTAAGGTTCTTGACAGAAAAGAGACACTTGAAAGAATAATAGATAATAGTCCGGTCATTGCTTTTCTATGGACGGCGGACGATGCCCCCGAGGAAAAGTGGCCAGTTGAATATGTCTCAGGCAACGTAAGTCTTCTTGGTTACACAGTAGAGGACTTCGTATCCGGTCGTCTCCTTTATGCCGACATAGTCCATCCGGATGATCTGAAAATGGTGGAAGAAGCTCTAAAACAGCGTTGCAGGCAAGGGGGAGATTTCTTTGACCAGGAATACAGGATTATTTTAAAATCCGGCGATGTACGGTGGGTCGATGAGAGGACCTATATCCAGCGTGATGATGCTGGGAAAGTGACCCATTACCAGGGTACTATTTTTGATATAACAGAACAAAAGTACAATGATCTGGCCTTCGAGGAATCCCTGAAAAAACAAAGGTCCCTGGAAGATATCATTAACAATAGCTCTACAATGGTTTTCCTGTGGAGGGCGGAGGACTTCTGGCCTGCTGATTATGCTTCTGAGAATGTTTCAAAGCTTGGCTATTCTGTTGAGGATTTCGTACTTGGACGCATTGTTTATGGTGACCTGATCCATCCCGACGATTATGAGATGGTAAAGGATACACTTGCAGAAAAGTGTGAGGATGGAAGTGATAACTATACTCATGAATATCGTGTGATAACAAAAGATGGGAAGTTATTGTGGGTAGATGAGAAGACCTTTATTCTGAGGGACAGGCATGGAAATCCAACTCAATTCCAGGGAATTGTCCAGGATATCACAAAGCAGAAAGAAAGTGAGATCGCACTCAAAGTTGCACTGGAACAGCAGGCTGAACTGCTGGACAGGAAAAAAGCACTTGAGACTATTGTCAATCACAGCCCTGTGGTCGCTTTCCTCTGGAGAACGGACCTTGAGGATGAAAAAGAGCTGTGGCCCGTTGAGTTTGTTTCAGATAACATAACCCAGTTCGGATATACTGTTGATGATTTCCTGTCAGGGGATATCCTTTATGGTAACATAATAAATCCTGAGGACCTGGCTGAGGTACAGATGGAACTTTCGGACATTTGCAGGGAAGGTGGCAAGGTCTTCGTCAAGGAATACCGGATAAGCACAAAATCGGGAGAAGAGCGATGGGTAGAAGAGAAGACATTTGTCCAGCGCAATGATGAAGGAGTTGTGACCAACTATCAGGGCGTTATCCAGGATATTACGGAACGCAAAGAAAGAGGCTGCTAA